The Hemibagrus wyckioides isolate EC202008001 linkage group LG13, SWU_Hwy_1.0, whole genome shotgun sequence DNA window CTTTAAGTATAATAATGACGTCACGAACATAGTAAAGCTAGCACTTTGGGGCGCTATGCTGAAACTCAGGGAGAGGGAACATGATCACATGATGTGTTTCTGAAACCTACAacattcaataaaaataaagacataGAAGAACCATCagtgggcccttgagcaaggcccttagccctccctgctccaggggtgctgtatcatggctgacccttcgctctgaccccaacctccaaggatgggatatgcgaagaaagaatttcactgtgcagtaatgcatATGTGGCAAATAAAGGCCATTTCTATTGGTGGAatgatgtgatgaagcagagttgattttatttttttcagaagaAAGTGACTTTAACAGTCCATGTGGTGCAGTTGCTCTTGTAGCAGATTTCTAATGTGTCTCCTCTCAATCTTCTCAGTCTTTGTTCGAGAACAAGGCCCTGAGCAAGCCAAAGAAGGATGAGAAGCGTCTCTCCGTGGAGCGCATCTACCAGAAGAAGACTCAGCTGGAGCACATCCTGCTCCGGCCGGACACCTACATCGGCTCTGTGGAGCCCGTCACACAGGTACGTGTTCTTGTATAGTtggaagtctctctctctttcatgcaAACGCATGCACATCTGCCTCAAGGAGGATCTCCATACATGATGGTAACGTTTTTGTGGAAGTATGTTGTACATCTGTGTTACTAAATACTCATGTCTCCTattttcttgtcattttttttttatagcaaatGTGGGTGTTTGATGAAGGGGTCGGGTTGAACTGCAGGGACATCACGTTTGTCCCCGGCCTCTACAAGATCTTCGACGAGATCCTAGGTGCGTCTGGGTGTGAACCTTGATTACTGAAGTGACATGCTGTGTACTTCATGCTGTCTCTGTATCATGCAACGCGCTAGTCTCTGTCATTGATTtagtgtcattttattttagtttctgCTCCATCATTACATGTGAAGCACTTGTTATGGCTTGCCTAGCCGTaactatatacaatatatacatactTTTCATGTAGTGGTTTATTTGTTGGCTGTTGTAGTAAATAATCCCTGAAgtgtttttcattaaaaaataaaaaaaaatacagggcCTGTTATACTTGGCCTGAAagtttgtgatgatgtgatggtctTTTGATCTTGGTGGAAATATAATTACACGTTGctttattgtgttttgtttgtgtttttcttgcaatttttttaaattcagttttatttaatttccagTCAATGCTGCAGATAACAAGCAGAGAGATAGCAGCATGAACTGCATCAAGATCACCATTGACCCGTGAGTGTCGTAATCTTCTTTAAATGTTTATGGGgtgataaatttaaaataaaaaaaaatgtaccatTATGATCTGTTTTTGCCCCACGCCAGAGAGAACAACGCCATCAGCATCTGGAACAACGGGAAGGGCATTCCTGTGGTGGAGCACAAAGTGGAGAAGGTGTATGTGCCGGCACTCATCTTCGGCCAGCTGCTCACCTCCAGCAACTACGATGACGACCAAAAGAAGGTCACAGGTACGATGCAGATCTTGCCTGAAAAGTCATGCCCTGGTGCTGTGAGATGTGCTTTATTCTTATGGATTgctcttttatttttcccccttcttcCCTTTCTCCACTAGGTGGTCGTAATGGATATGGTGCCAAGCTGTGCAACATCTTCAGCACAAAGTTCACTGTGGAGACGGCATGCAAGGAGTCCAAGCAGTGTTTCAAGCAGGTCTGAATCTCGGGGTGTTTATGTAGCTTTTCAATGATAGAATTTAAAACACTTGGAGGAATGCTTTCATGGGAAAACAtctcaaattttattttacaattactgcatgaaaatgttttattcttcactTAACATTATATATGTCAaacactgtgtatgtgtatttataaattattattaaatattaggACTGTTCCGTAAAGATGCAGTTTGAATTAATTATTTGAAATGTTCTACTCTGCAGACGTGGTTCAACAACATGGGTCGTGCAGACGAGGCCAAAATCAAGCCCTTCAGTGGTGAAGACTTCACATGCATCTCCTTCCAGCCTGATTTGTCCAAATTCAAGATGGTGTCTCTGGACCGTGACACGGTGGCGCTGCTGACAAGGCGCGCGTACGACATTGCCGGCTCTAGCAAAGGTGTCAAGGTGTATCTCAATGGCACCAAGTTGCCTGTAAGTGCTCTCCCTCTCCTACTCTGCTTTTGTGCCTTCTGAAATACCTCAACCAGTTCACTGAGACTTAATGTTAAGTTTTAATTGTGCGTTTCAGGTGAGTGGGTTCCGCAGCTATGTGGACCTGTATGTGAAGGACAGAACGGACGAGACGGGCTCTCCCCTTACTGTAGTGCACGAGATAGTGAACCCGCGTTGGGAGGTCTGTCTCGCCATGAGCGAGAAGGGCTTCCAGCAAGTCAGCTTCGTCAACAGCATTGCCACCACCAAGGTGCACACACCCTCTGCAATGTACAACTTACATGAAAGTCTGTCATGAATTATAAAAGTTAGCTCCTAGCTGCTTGAACAGTCTTGTGGCTGTTTAGCAAAAGTTGTTGTCTAATTTCAGCTAACTAACTAGCCTAGCTTGCTCTCTATATTAGAACTGTTAAAAATCTGTGTTTGTACTTCAGGGTGGCAGACACACAGACTATGTGGCTGACCAGATCGTGTCCAAGATGATTGAGGTGgtgaagaaaaagaacaaaggTGGTGTGGTGGTCAAGCCCTTCCAGGTAACTCAAGACACATGCTGTTCTGAACGAACTGAATGTATTAACTTGTGCTGAGTGCCTTTTCCTCAAACACTGAgctttacctgtgtgtgtctttcaggtGAAGAACCACATGTGGCTATTTGTGAACTGCCTGATTGAGAACCCCAGCTTTGACTCGCAGACCAAAGAGAACATGACATTGCAGCAGAAGAGCTTTGGCTCCACCTGTACACTCAGTGAGAAGTTCATCAAACAggtcttgctctctttctctctctctctaacacacaaaaTTATATCGGACATTACTAGACCCAAGCTtcaatataaatgtgtgtgttagtaaacacgtttgtgtgttttctctatTCACAGGCAAACAGCTGTGGCATTGTGGAGAGCGTGATGAACTGGGTGAAGTTTAAGGCTCAGACTCAGCTCAATAAGAAGTGCTCAGCTGTCAAACACTCCAAGATCAAGGGCGTACCCAAGCTGGACGATGCTAACGACGCTGGTACGGGCACCATCTTAGAACTACATTAGAATCATTTAGCACTGACCATCTTAGAACTACATTAGAATCATTTAGCAGTGACAGACTTCATTACAAAGTATCTTACATTAGCTGGAGTGAGTAACCAAAGCACTGGACTGTGCAGCATGCAGGAGATTTTACTCTCTCTACAGGTTGGCCAATACACTTATGAATCATCTATGCCTGTATGTGTAGAATCATAACCTTGCAGATGTGTCAGTTGAAATTGAATTTGTTACAAGCTTAAATGCTTTTgcgttgtgtgtatgtttaggtGGTAAGAACTCTGCCGGCTGCACTCTCATCCTCACCGAAGGAGACTCGGCCAAGACCCTGGCCGTGTCTGGACTCGGCGTGGTGGGCCGTGACCGCTATGGTGTTTTCCCCTTGCGTGGAAAAATGCTCAACGTGCGGGAGGCTTCTCACAAACAGGTGTGAATACACACGTACTCAGTTGTGTGCTGAAACCTCTTCACACAAAATATTCTGtcattaaatatgaaaatgGTTGTACTTATGCATTCAGTTGCAcgatcattgtgtgtgtttaagatcaTGGAGAATGCCGAGATCAATAACATCATCAAGATCCTGGGTCTGCAGTACAGGAAGAACTACAGTGACCCCGAATCACTCAAGACGCTGCGCTATGGCAAGCTCATGATAATGACAGATCAGGTTAGCCATGAACTTTATTTCACTTACTGACCGAGTATAATGTTCTGATTTTTATAACACGTGGTTTTTCACCTTTTTCAGGATCAGGATGGCTCCCACATCAAAGGGCTGCTCATCAACTTCATCCACCACAACTGGCCCTCGCTGCTGCACCACAACTTCCTTGAGGAGTTCATTACGCCCATCATCAAGGTGTGTTAAATTTTCACAAGCTTTAGAAATCTTATTGTTATACAGTACTAAGTCCTGCATGCTAATCAATTACAGAAATTGTGTGAGCCTCAAAATGTACAGTTTTAATAATCTATAACATGCAAATATACACCCAAACCATCATACCCATACGTGTTTGTCTCTCTCCAGGCATCGAATAAGAAGCAGTCGCTCTCCTTTTATAGTATCCCAGAGTTCACAGAGTGGAAAGAGAAGCAGAGCAACCTGAAATCATGGAAGATCAAGTACTACAAAGGTTTGTCCCTAAAAACCTGTGGTAGTCCAGCGCTAAATGTAAGCAGCAAGTCTTTACTCCATATGAGTTCTGCACATGCTgaggtgacagggtcatgattGAATCTTGGTGATGGGTCTGAATTTACTgttaattcttattcttatttacTCCTCTTCCTATCAAAATCCAACACCGGTTTTACATCACATGGTAATCTGGCCACCTTTAACTTTTGCTTAAGGTTTCCCATAAGAGATTACAAATTGAGGAGAAGGTTTTTTCAAAAAGCCACAAGTTTCTTGAACAGATGATTGTACTTGATCTGACCTGGTTTGTGATGGTTGTTCCCCTCCAGGTTTGGGTACCAGCACAGCCCTGGAGGCTAAAGAGTATTTTTCGGACATGGCGAGACATCGCATCCCGTTTAAATACTCTGGATCTGCCGATGACGAGGCGATCACCCTTGTAatcactctttttttcttcttcttcttctttgtttgtttgttttttaaatatacaaatgttTTCAGAAATGACTGGTATATAAactgcagttttacagaaatatttgtgTATAAACTGACACTCAAAAcattatttctcatttatttatttttgctctgcCTCTAGGCCTTTAGTAAGAAGAAAGTTGAAGAGAGAAAGGAGTGGCTCACAAGCTTTATGATCAACAGGAGACAGCGCCGGGAGCATAACTTGCCCGAGGTTAGAATGGCAATGATTAGATGTAAGGATTTGATTTAACTTTGTAAAAATGCAAATTTTGTAATTCTGGTGTGTTTGTATGACCACAGGAGTATCTGTACGGAAAAGAGACCAAATCACTCACCTACCATGACTTTGTCAACAAGGAGCTGGTGCTTTACTCCAACTCGGACAACGAACGATCTATCCCATGTCTGGTGGACGGTGAGATGCTTATATTTCATAGAAGTACACcttgaggggggaaaaagccACCGTGAGATTGTGTGCTAGTACTGTCAGTTCAGATAAAACAGCATTGACATGCTCTAGTCTAGGCAGGTGGGTGGAGCTTTGTGGCAGATGTTGCAGAGGTCACCCATAATCTCCTTTTGACAAGTCTTTCACTGTGTTTGCATGAACCTGTTGCTTACATGCACTCATGTTTAGTGTaaatttcagtgttttttcttttcttttcaaaatgGGCAGTTGATAAATAACTCTTGTTTGTGTGTCAGGTCTGAAGCCGGGACAGAGGAAGGTAGTGTTCTGCTGCCTGAAACGAAACGATAAGCGTGAGGTGAAAGTGGCCCAGCTCGCTGGTTCTGTAGCTGAGATGTCTGCTTATCACCATGGAGAGGTGAACTAATTTTTCTTCTGTGTTCTATAAGTCTGCCCTATAACTTTACTAACTGCAGAATTCTGTAACTCTGGACTGTATATTACTAACTATAATATCTAGGTTGCAggtttataaataaacagtaaaaagcTGATTTGCGTGTGTTTTAGGTTTCACTGATGATGACCATCGTGGGCCTGGCACAGAACTTTGTGGGCAGCAACAATCTCAACCTACTGCAGCCTCTGGGGCAGTTCGGTACACGCCTTCACGGTGGAAAAGACTCGGCCAGCCCCAGATACATCTTCACCATGCTCAGGTACGCACACTACGTTTATGATGGTATTCTAGCTGCATATCTGCTGTTGGGTTGAACAGGTATTGAACGAAGTTGTGTGGATTTCAAAATTAGTTCACTCAAATTTAATTAAGGTCTGAGCATGACTCAAATAGATAAATAggctaatttattttatttattaaatattttttgttcatGCCCtacttatctctctctctcgctcgctctctctagTCCTTTGGCTCGGCTCCTTTTCCCTGCTGTGGATGACAACCTGCTCAAGTACAACTACGATGACAACATGCGTGTTGAGCCAGAGTGGTATGTTCCCATCATCCCACTCGTACTGGTTAACGGCTCTGATGGCATTGGCACAGGCTGGGCTAGTCGAATCCCCAACTATGACGTGCGTGAAATTGTCAGCAACATCCACCGTATGCTCGAAGGCCAGGAGCCTCTGCCCATGGTTAGTTACAGgacagtgtctgagtgtgttgtctgtaagacagaaaaaaaatctaatttctcTGTTAGGAGGTTAACAGCCAGTGATTAGTGGCTTGGTGTCAAACTGTTGATCCTGCTAATTT harbors:
- the top2a gene encoding DNA topoisomerase 2-alpha; the encoded protein is MATAEGPLKSLFENKALSKPKKDEKRLSVERIYQKKTQLEHILLRPDTYIGSVEPVTQQMWVFDEGVGLNCRDITFVPGLYKIFDEILVNAADNKQRDSSMNCIKITIDPENNAISIWNNGKGIPVVEHKVEKVYVPALIFGQLLTSSNYDDDQKKVTGGRNGYGAKLCNIFSTKFTVETACKESKQCFKQTWFNNMGRADEAKIKPFSGEDFTCISFQPDLSKFKMVSLDRDTVALLTRRAYDIAGSSKGVKVYLNGTKLPVSGFRSYVDLYVKDRTDETGSPLTVVHEIVNPRWEVCLAMSEKGFQQVSFVNSIATTKGGRHTDYVADQIVSKMIEVVKKKNKGGVVVKPFQVKNHMWLFVNCLIENPSFDSQTKENMTLQQKSFGSTCTLSEKFIKQANSCGIVESVMNWVKFKAQTQLNKKCSAVKHSKIKGVPKLDDANDAGGKNSAGCTLILTEGDSAKTLAVSGLGVVGRDRYGVFPLRGKMLNVREASHKQIMENAEINNIIKILGLQYRKNYSDPESLKTLRYGKLMIMTDQDQDGSHIKGLLINFIHHNWPSLLHHNFLEEFITPIIKASNKKQSLSFYSIPEFTEWKEKQSNLKSWKIKYYKGLGTSTALEAKEYFSDMARHRIPFKYSGSADDEAITLAFSKKKVEERKEWLTSFMINRRQRREHNLPEEYLYGKETKSLTYHDFVNKELVLYSNSDNERSIPCLVDGLKPGQRKVVFCCLKRNDKREVKVAQLAGSVAEMSAYHHGEVSLMMTIVGLAQNFVGSNNLNLLQPLGQFGTRLHGGKDSASPRYIFTMLSPLARLLFPAVDDNLLKYNYDDNMRVEPEWYVPIIPLVLVNGSDGIGTGWASRIPNYDVREIVSNIHRMLEGQEPLPMLPSYKGFKGTIEELTTNQYMNSGEVAIIDSTTIEISELPVKTWTQTYKENVLEVMLNGSEKVPALITDYKEYHTDTTVRFVVKMTEERLREAEAAGLHKVFKLQNPLTCNSMVLFDHVGSLKKYETVQDVMKDFFELRKKYYVLRKDWLLGMLGAESAKLSNQARFILEKIEGKLVIENKPKKELIRMLQEMGYDSDPVKAWKESQEKDMTEEGDDEDEEREKEEETSGPDYNYLLSMPMWFLTKEKKDELCKQRDDKMNELSILKRKSPTDLWKEDLAAFTEELERVEQAERAAHSSVTQIKMKGGRSKVVKVKDETMPTPQGRRVIPRITSAMKVQAVKKGGAKKGKLKSESDGSVVMKMEFGDEDEEAGDSPEIGLAARLTKKVKKEPKDKGSKSGKQTTLQFKPVKKKKQLSSDEEESGEEDSGTPGSAGDMAPRERHVRKANAMVKYCLSESEDESGNWESLGKKKAPVIVSDDDEDDMFVPEPSALTESEQDSPAPPPPKKTVKKTKEDKLDKDTLAVKSMLTSESTASKPPPKPKEKVVKKAADGPAKKPVAKKTTTAPKKKATDVKQPSILDALSKPSTAKKSTAKKQATSSESDNSAPAPAKKAAARKRKVVMSSDDSDSDSDGGNLMARLKSKAAVTGKKSKADDDSFSLELTSPAVAPRKKTARSTKPVTYTLDSDSDDDF